In the Malaya genurostris strain Urasoe2022 chromosome 1, Malgen_1.1, whole genome shotgun sequence genome, one interval contains:
- the LOC131425130 gene encoding pyridoxal-dependent decarboxylase domain-containing protein 1 codes for MAEVPNDVTGATCTINTMRMEETPVRNLRSDLTELEIQASQVLNRLEYIKAAEDHQDIPISPGFLQLEKKTTSEVLSSLETLISQLDIEEPEFVLPPLDDPSQLAVITHSVGAYLSALERQHLNRVVAKIVTDTNRWLSHMFRYIDAATNYYRDSAECILHAVRIAIMHRFPESIENRLAQLQNATFYVSENSSLFSLQNSLRYIGIPISNIRVVPSNDINYARGTMNVSELQKMLAIDIEAGKIPLFLITDLGSSVCGEVDNLATIKNICSQQNMWLHCQGHSLAALAVTKGTLTGIKSIPDSMSLNLGSWLGITGIPCVLMYRQIPLNTLTMFDVDPILSNRLTAISLWTIMQTMGADSISERIFLAFDSCRQVYDVLSRIEGIRILSKAPLHEAGKSFRTMLNNPINYCVLFETAVPVVVFQFNGNCCDSDTAAGTECPTVTSTSDGNRPASDLHKIEGESNAGKNSFKKSIEKSTDSSYYDRLNNWLGQILLRDCAQLNLEIINHPEYGTCIRYSPFALGYGEMLPLTEVIETVAQFIEAQIEILMATVKHKSRFNMLVEKSSVLRLIELNDWAGLGSVHYVPEGWETLLTDQAKTELNKLNSALVDMLKAHDGAFSLGEGSDGLICVRFGMVTKETDVEELLDLVIQTGQKIQENSKILDTMSEILKKGIEAATNDLQREAEEKLWQDGILRQVPLVGRVVNWWSPPIKESGMKGRSLNLTQGIVESTENIYKYHMQMTAKPNQLPGKKNPPTPLVQTTISTESKNLHSRNASSSSQQSSGTIAQHHQQQDADVTSA; via the exons ATGGCCGAAGTACCCAATGATGTTACTGGAGCTACATGTACTATAAATACAATGAGAATGGAGGAAACACCTGTCAGAAAC CTGCGTTCCGACTTAACCGAGCTAGAAATTCAGGCTTCTCAAGTATTGAACCGTTTGGAGTATATTAAAGCTGCTGAAGATCATCAAGATATACCAATATCTCCTGGGTTTCTACAATTGGAAAAGAAAACGACATCCGAAGTACTCTCTAGTCTAGAAACGTTGATTTCCCAACTTGACATAGAAGAACCTGAGTTTGTTCTTCCGCCCCTAGATGATCCATCTCAATTGGCTGTTATAACTCATTCGGTTGGAGCTTACCTGTCAGCATTGGAAAGACAACATTTAAATCGCGTTGttgcaaaaatagtgactgATACAAATCGATGGCTTAGTCATATGTTTCGATACATTGACGCCGCTACTAACTATTACCGAGATAGTGCAGAGTGCATTTTACATGCGGTGCGAATAGCAATAATGCACCGCTTTCCAGAGTCTATCGAAAATCGTTTAGCGCAGCTGCAAAATGCAACTTTTTATGTTTCGGAAAACAGCTCACTGTTTTCTCTACAAAATAGTCTTCGTTACATTGGTATACCCATTTCCAATATTCGCGTAGTACCTAGCAATGATATCAACTATGCCCGTGGAACAATGAATGTTTCGGAATTGCAGAAAATGCTAGCTATTGATATTGAAGCAGGCAAAATACCGTTGTTTTTGATAACAGATCTAGGCTCTTCAGTTTGTGGAGAAGTTGACAATTTAGCAACGATCAAAAATATATGTAGTCAACAAAACATGTGGTTACATTGTCAGGGTCATTCTCTTGCTGCCTTAGCGGTAACGAAAGGAACACTCACGGGG ATTAAGTCCATCCCGGATTCGATGAGTTTGAACCTAGGCAGTTGGTTAGGCATCACAGGTATACCATGTGTGCTGATGTACCGCCAAATACCGTTGAATACGCTGACTATGTTTGATGTAGATCCAATTCTATCCAACCGGTTGACTGCTATAAGCTTATGGACAATAATGCAAACCATGGGTGCTGATTCTATAAGCGAACGAATTTTTCTGGCTTTCGACTCTTGTCGGCAAGTTTACGATGTGCTTAGTAGAATAGAGGGCATAAGGATATTg AGTAAAGCTCCTCTTCACGAAGCAGGAAAGTCTTTTAGAACGATGTTGAATAACCCAATCAATTATTGT GTTCTTTTCGAGACCGCCGTCCCagttgttgtttttcaatttaatgGAAACTGCTGTGACAGTGATACAGCTGCAGGCACTGAATGTCCTACTGTTACATCTACTAGCGATGGAAACAGACCTGCTTCTGATTTGCATAAGATTGAAGGAGAATCAAACGCtggaaaaaatagttttaaaaaatcTATTGAAAAATCGACCGACTCTTCGTACTATGATCGTTTAAACAATTGGCTGGGCCAAATTTTGTTGCGCGATTGTGCTCAGCTTAATTTAGAAATTATCAATCATCCTGAATACGGTACTTGTATTCGATATTCTCCATTCGCTCTTGGCTACGGAGAAATGCTACCATTAACTGAAGTTATAGAAACCGTAGCACAATTTATTGAGGCACAAATAGAAATTCTCATGGCGACCGTGAAGCACAAAAGTCGATTTAATATGCTCGTCGAGAAGAGTTCTGTGTTGCGATTGATTGAATTGAACGATTGGGCTGGTCTTGGTAGTGTGCATTATGTTCCAGAAGGATGGGAAACATTGCTGACTGATCAAGCTAAAACAGAACTCAACAAACTCAATTCTGCATTGGTTGATATGTTGAAGGCGCACGATGGTGCATTCTCATTAGGCGAAGGTAGCGATGGATTGATATGCGTGCG aTTCGGTATGGTTACCAAAGAAACCGATGTCGAAGAGCTTTTAGACCTAGTGATTCAAACTGGTCAAAAGATACaggaaaattcaaaaattctagACACTATGTCGGAGATATTGAAAAAGGGCATTGAAGCTGCTACTAATGACCTACAGCGTGAGGCTGAAGAGAAGCTTTGGCAAGATGGTATTCTCCGACAGGTTCCATTGGTCGGACGAGTCGTTAATTGGTGGTCCCCGCCGATAAAGGAATCCGGTATGAAAGGAAGAAGCCTGAACTTGACACAAGGAATTGTAGAGAGTACAGAAAATATCTACAA GTATCATATGCAAATGACAGCCAAACCTAATCAGCTTCCGGGAAAGAAGAACCCACCAACACCATTGGTGCAAACTACTATCAGTACTGAAAGTAAAAATTTACATTCCCGAAATGCGAGTTCTAGTAGTCAGCAGTCCAGTGGAACAATAGCACAGCACCATCAGCAGCAGGATGCGGATGTAACTTCTGCATGA